Proteins from one Halovivax limisalsi genomic window:
- a CDS encoding manganese catalase family protein, giving the protein MYYHEPELQYEVTVEEPDPHFASLLQQAIGGVEGEMRVALQYMFQSWSIPATHEPYRNLLMETATEELGHIEMLASAVTKNLRGSPKSPDEDIEAARSATEQNPRQFLSAGESAMPVDSNGVPFTGGYIVASGNLAGDLYANVMAEATGRTLATRLWEYTDDPGMKDMLSYLIARDTMHQNQWLAALESLDDPVPVPGSFPQSEENQEVNYSFMSTRRNPREDPEQPWTTGSSPDGKGEFSFLAEQPGGNEVVAPDPDSVTHDEPEG; this is encoded by the coding sequence ATGTACTATCACGAACCCGAACTCCAGTACGAGGTCACCGTCGAGGAGCCGGATCCGCACTTCGCCTCGCTGCTCCAGCAGGCGATCGGCGGCGTCGAGGGCGAGATGCGCGTCGCGTTGCAGTACATGTTTCAGTCCTGGTCGATCCCGGCGACGCACGAGCCGTATCGAAACCTCCTGATGGAGACCGCGACGGAGGAACTCGGCCACATCGAGATGCTCGCCTCGGCCGTCACGAAGAACCTGCGGGGGTCGCCGAAGTCGCCCGACGAGGATATCGAAGCCGCCAGGTCCGCGACCGAACAGAATCCCCGGCAGTTCCTCTCGGCGGGGGAGTCGGCGATGCCGGTCGACAGCAACGGCGTCCCGTTCACCGGCGGCTACATCGTCGCGTCGGGCAATCTCGCCGGCGATCTCTACGCGAACGTGATGGCGGAGGCGACCGGCCGCACCCTGGCGACGCGACTCTGGGAGTACACCGACGACCCCGGCATGAAGGACATGCTCTCGTACCTCATCGCCCGAGATACGATGCACCAGAACCAGTGGCTCGCCGCGCTGGAGTCGCTCGACGACCCGGTGCCGGTTCCCGGGAGCTTTCCGCAGAGCGAGGAGAACCAGGAGGTCAACTACTCCTTCATGTCGACCCGACGGAATCCGCGGGAGGACCCGGAACAACCCTGGACGACGGGGTCCTCGCCCGACGGGAAGGGCGAGTTCTCCTTCCTGGCCGAGCAACCGGGCGGCAACGAGGTCGTCGCCCCGGACCCGGACTCGGTGACCCACGACGAACCCGAAGGGTGA
- a CDS encoding zinc-dependent alcohol dehydrogenase, whose product MRALCWHGANDLRVNDVPEPELTNPRDVVVEVTKTTACGSDLHFVDGYLPTMREGDVIGHEFMGVVRETGPDVETIGAGDRVVVPSFVGCGACQFCGDDKWSLCDNTNPNPGLQEPLLGYPTAGIYGYTHAFGGYAGSHAEYVRVPHGDENCFHVPDELDDEQALFASDAWATGYMGADFCDIEDGDTVAVWGCGGVGLMAQHSAALMGAEQVIGIDRLPERLRLARNEAGSETIDYTDVDGVVDALKSMTGGRGPDACIDAVGMEAHGSGLSHAYDRAKQRLRLHTDRGEALRQAIRACRKGGTLAILGVYGVMDKFPLGVVMNKGLTVRTAQQHGQRYVPELIEHAVAGDLDPSYLATHEFSLEEAPQGYDMFKHKADGCVRPVFAP is encoded by the coding sequence ATGCGCGCGCTCTGCTGGCACGGCGCGAACGACCTGCGGGTGAACGACGTCCCCGAACCCGAACTCACCAACCCGCGGGACGTGGTCGTCGAGGTGACCAAGACCACCGCCTGCGGCTCGGACCTGCACTTCGTCGACGGCTACCTCCCAACGATGCGCGAGGGGGACGTGATCGGTCACGAGTTCATGGGCGTGGTCAGGGAGACCGGTCCGGACGTCGAGACGATCGGCGCGGGCGACCGCGTGGTCGTCCCGTCGTTCGTCGGCTGCGGCGCCTGTCAGTTCTGCGGCGACGACAAGTGGTCGCTCTGTGACAACACGAACCCGAATCCGGGGTTGCAGGAGCCACTCCTCGGCTATCCGACCGCCGGCATCTACGGCTACACCCACGCCTTCGGCGGCTACGCGGGTTCGCACGCCGAGTACGTCCGCGTGCCCCACGGCGACGAGAACTGCTTTCACGTGCCCGACGAGCTGGACGACGAGCAGGCGCTGTTCGCCTCCGACGCCTGGGCGACGGGCTACATGGGCGCCGACTTCTGTGACATCGAGGACGGCGACACGGTCGCCGTCTGGGGCTGCGGCGGCGTCGGGCTGATGGCCCAGCACAGCGCCGCGCTCATGGGCGCCGAGCAGGTGATCGGGATCGATCGACTCCCCGAACGCCTGCGACTCGCCCGGAACGAGGCCGGTTCCGAGACGATCGACTACACCGACGTCGACGGCGTCGTCGACGCGCTCAAGTCGATGACCGGCGGCCGCGGGCCCGACGCCTGCATCGACGCCGTCGGGATGGAAGCTCACGGCTCCGGCCTGTCCCACGCCTACGACCGCGCGAAGCAGCGGCTGCGGCTGCACACCGACCGCGGCGAGGCGCTCCGGCAGGCGATCAGGGCGTGTCGCAAGGGCGGTACCCTCGCGATCCTGGGCGTCTACGGCGTGATGGACAAGTTCCCGCTCGGCGTCGTCATGAACAAGGGCCTCACCGTCCGCACGGCTCAGCAACACGGCCAGCGCTACGTGCCGGAGCTGATCGAACACGCCGTCGCGGGCGACCTCGATCCCTCCTACCTCGCCACCCACGAGTTCTCGCTCGAGGAGGCGCCGCAGGGGTACGACATGTTCAAACACAAGGCGGACGGGTGCGTGCGGCCGGTCTTTGCGCCCTGA
- a CDS encoding NAD-dependent succinate-semialdehyde dehydrogenase has translation MEVIDPSTNERTDTYEDDSADDVEDALSRASEAFETWREVPMRERQELLASAGDVLRDRKREWAEIMTREMGKPITQAESEVEKCAWACDHYAEYADVYLAEDHHPSPPGTTVKTRFDPLGPVLAVMPWNFPFWQVFRFAAPYVTAGNVGLLKHASNVPGCALAIEVIFREAGYPDDVFQSLLIPSDLVDDILEDERVRAATLTGSGPAGRAVASTAGEQLKKTVLELGGSDPFVVLDDADLKDAAETGAWARNLNGGQSCIAAKRFIVQEAVYDEFLEHFLEEVESLTVGDPTDEETQVGPQARQDLLEDLHEQVEASVEAGATVLTGGEPLDREGAFYPPTVLTDVPPGCPADSEELFGPVAAVFAVESEDEAIEKANDTRFGLGASIWTEDRDRGERVAARIDAGCTYVNQLTKSDPRVPFGGVKDSGYGRELAGAGIKEFVNRKTVWIE, from the coding sequence ATGGAGGTCATCGATCCGTCGACGAACGAGCGCACCGACACGTACGAGGACGATTCGGCCGACGACGTCGAGGACGCCCTCTCGCGGGCCAGCGAGGCCTTCGAGACGTGGCGCGAGGTTCCGATGCGCGAGCGTCAGGAGTTGCTCGCGAGCGCGGGCGACGTGCTTCGCGATCGCAAGCGCGAGTGGGCCGAGATCATGACCCGGGAGATGGGCAAGCCGATCACGCAGGCCGAGAGCGAGGTCGAGAAGTGCGCGTGGGCCTGCGATCACTACGCCGAGTACGCGGACGTCTACCTCGCCGAGGACCACCACCCGAGCCCGCCAGGGACGACGGTCAAGACCCGCTTCGACCCGCTGGGGCCCGTCCTGGCGGTGATGCCGTGGAACTTCCCGTTCTGGCAGGTGTTTCGCTTCGCCGCGCCGTATGTGACCGCGGGCAACGTCGGCCTCCTGAAGCACGCCTCGAACGTCCCCGGCTGCGCGCTGGCGATCGAGGTGATATTCCGCGAGGCGGGCTACCCCGACGACGTCTTCCAGTCGCTGTTGATCCCCTCGGACCTCGTCGACGACATCCTCGAGGACGAGCGGGTGCGCGCCGCGACGCTTACCGGCAGCGGCCCGGCCGGCCGCGCGGTCGCCTCGACGGCCGGCGAGCAACTGAAAAAGACCGTCCTCGAACTCGGAGGCAGCGACCCCTTCGTCGTCCTCGACGACGCGGACCTCAAGGACGCGGCCGAGACCGGGGCGTGGGCGCGCAACTTGAACGGCGGCCAGTCCTGCATCGCGGCCAAGCGATTCATCGTCCAGGAGGCCGTGTACGACGAATTCCTCGAGCACTTCCTCGAGGAAGTCGAGTCGCTCACCGTCGGCGACCCGACGGACGAGGAAACGCAGGTCGGCCCGCAGGCCCGCCAGGACCTCCTCGAGGACCTCCACGAGCAGGTCGAGGCCAGCGTCGAGGCGGGCGCGACGGTGCTGACGGGCGGCGAACCGCTCGACCGCGAGGGCGCGTTCTACCCGCCGACGGTGTTGACCGACGTCCCGCCGGGCTGCCCGGCCGACTCGGAAGAACTGTTCGGTCCCGTCGCGGCCGTCTTCGCGGTCGAGAGCGAGGACGAGGCGATCGAGAAAGCCAACGACACCCGATTCGGCCTCGGCGCCTCGATCTGGACCGAGGATCGCGACCGCGGCGAGCGGGTCGCCGCGCGGATCGACGCCGGCTGCACGTACGTCAACCAGCTCACCAAGTCCGATCCGCGGGTGCCCTTCGGCGGCGTCAAGGACTCGGGCTACGGTCGCGAACTCGCCGGCGCCGGCATCAAAGAGTTCGTCAACCGGAAGACGGTCTGGATCGAGTAG
- a CDS encoding NAD(P)/FAD-dependent oxidoreductase, with translation MTATSPPVYEVAVVGGGPAGLTTALYTTRLGHRTALFEREGGRHAAVDHVHNLLGVSEAVSGQELADHGIDQLEAYGGDVHLDSVEHVERIAATADGPRGGDRGEGRGGTAVGDAAGGRDGRSFRLEATHATVHADCVVLATGFSDRGPDVAHLERYTGRGLYYCLHCDAYDLGDGSVYVLGHDDRAAHVAMLMLHFTDDVDLLLDDRGPDWSEETAAQLRAHPVERVDTEVVSAYPDHADDSRLGGLAFGDGTERDYLGGFAMYGSEYNATLAEDLGCELADDGAVAVDEDRRTSVDGVYAVGDLTHGQNQTPIAMGDGAYAGLAIHEALRSFPKSLDDLGEDEASETAAGSTPGALDVPGADPAMRARMRRVRDRETLPGLRTPDPNR, from the coding sequence ATGACCGCCACATCACCGCCCGTCTACGAGGTCGCCGTGGTCGGCGGCGGCCCGGCCGGCCTTACGACGGCGCTCTACACCACGCGACTCGGCCACCGAACCGCCCTGTTCGAACGCGAGGGCGGCCGCCACGCCGCGGTCGATCACGTCCACAACCTCCTCGGCGTCTCCGAGGCGGTCTCCGGCCAGGAACTCGCCGACCACGGCATCGATCAGCTCGAGGCCTACGGCGGCGACGTCCACCTCGACAGCGTCGAGCACGTCGAGCGGATCGCCGCGACCGCGGACGGTCCTCGCGGCGGCGACCGCGGGGAGGGACGCGGTGGGACCGCGGTCGGAGACGCCGCCGGCGGTCGCGACGGCCGCTCGTTTCGACTCGAGGCGACGCACGCCACGGTCCACGCCGACTGCGTCGTGCTGGCGACCGGGTTCTCGGATCGCGGCCCCGACGTCGCCCACCTCGAGCGCTACACCGGACGCGGCCTGTACTACTGTCTGCACTGCGACGCCTACGACCTGGGCGACGGCTCGGTCTACGTCCTCGGCCACGACGACCGCGCGGCCCACGTCGCGATGCTCATGCTGCACTTCACCGACGACGTCGACCTCCTGCTCGACGATCGGGGACCGGACTGGAGCGAGGAGACCGCCGCCCAGCTGCGCGCCCACCCGGTCGAGCGGGTCGACACCGAGGTCGTCTCCGCCTACCCCGACCACGCGGACGACTCGCGACTCGGCGGCCTCGCCTTCGGCGACGGAACCGAGCGCGATTACCTCGGCGGCTTCGCGATGTACGGTAGCGAATACAACGCGACCCTCGCCGAGGATCTCGGCTGCGAACTCGCCGACGACGGCGCGGTGGCGGTCGACGAGGACCGGCGAACGAGCGTCGACGGCGTCTACGCGGTGGGAGATCTCACCCACGGCCAGAACCAGACGCCGATCGCGATGGGCGACGGCGCCTACGCCGGTCTGGCGATCCACGAGGCGTTGCGGTCGTTTCCGAAGTCGCTCGACGATCTCGGCGAGGACGAGGCGTCCGAGACCGCGGCCGGTTCGACGCCCGGCGCGCTCGACGTTCCCGGGGCCGACCCGGCGATGCGGGCCCGGATGCGACGAGTCCGCGATCGGGAGACGCTCCCGGGCCTGCGTACCCCGGATCCGAACCGGTAG
- a CDS encoding SRPBCC family protein — protein MSFYRTDAATDTIDRIRDAATEIGDARSLPTRAGLAAVGGILLARGLQRRSLGGALTAGVGGYAIYRALATSESTAIEDATAGETGLERARSHDFRAATDRPGIERSITIDESADELAALVDDPETIDRLVGPVASVEPIDGDPDWLRWTVTGPRALTATWELELLAEQPGSFSRWRSTDGSVLPVEYSLTFQEAPADRGTEVTLRLWLDPPGGRLGTAVVDRLLARDVLASTALYRLKSLAETGEIPTLDGNVSARGRGDLV, from the coding sequence GTGAGTTTCTACCGTACGGACGCGGCGACCGACACCATCGATCGGATTCGCGACGCCGCCACCGAAATCGGCGACGCCCGATCCCTGCCCACGCGTGCCGGGCTGGCCGCCGTCGGGGGGATCCTGCTGGCTCGCGGCCTGCAGCGGCGGTCGCTCGGCGGCGCGCTGACCGCCGGCGTCGGCGGCTACGCCATCTACCGGGCGCTCGCGACGTCCGAATCGACGGCGATCGAGGACGCGACGGCCGGAGAAACGGGGCTCGAGAGAGCACGGTCGCACGATTTCCGCGCCGCGACCGATCGACCGGGCATCGAACGCTCGATCACGATCGACGAGTCGGCCGACGAACTCGCGGCGCTCGTCGACGATCCGGAGACGATCGACCGCCTCGTCGGTCCGGTCGCGTCCGTCGAGCCGATCGACGGCGACCCCGACTGGCTCCGGTGGACCGTCACCGGCCCGCGAGCGCTGACCGCCACCTGGGAGCTGGAACTCCTCGCCGAGCAGCCGGGTTCGTTCAGTCGATGGCGGTCGACCGACGGCTCCGTCCTGCCGGTCGAGTACTCCCTGACGTTCCAGGAGGCACCGGCCGACCGGGGAACCGAGGTGACCCTGCGGCTGTGGCTCGACCCGCCCGGCGGTCGGCTCGGAACGGCGGTGGTCGACCGGCTCCTCGCTCGCGACGTGCTCGCGAGCACGGCTCTCTATCGATTGAAGAGCCTCGCGGAGACGGGCGAGATCCCCACGCTCGATGGCAACGTCTCCGCGCGCGGTCGGGGTGATCTGGTATGA
- a CDS encoding DMT family transporter, with amino-acid sequence MSGHRADDRDWDEHDPSEPHDERRRNGDAVTRDDSIEHRPNPGGAGRSPSVVVALLGAFLVGLALGVDVDPGWAASLGIVGAGLLAAGAYNAYRQSNGELGSVGVATLAAILAGWLVVAVALLGADSTAIGEWLILVAGAIAFLTSAASAIAIRSRRRAADPRPTAVYDRRGQ; translated from the coding sequence ATGAGCGGACATCGCGCCGACGACCGGGATTGGGACGAGCACGATCCGAGCGAACCGCACGACGAGCGCCGGCGGAACGGCGACGCCGTCACGCGCGACGATTCCATCGAGCACCGTCCGAACCCCGGCGGGGCGGGGCGCTCGCCCTCCGTCGTCGTCGCTCTGCTCGGCGCGTTCCTCGTCGGATTGGCCCTCGGCGTCGACGTCGACCCCGGCTGGGCCGCCTCGCTCGGCATCGTCGGCGCGGGACTGCTCGCCGCGGGCGCGTACAACGCGTATCGCCAGTCGAACGGGGAGCTGGGCAGCGTCGGCGTCGCGACGCTCGCCGCGATCCTCGCGGGCTGGCTCGTCGTCGCCGTCGCCCTTCTCGGCGCTGACAGCACCGCGATAGGCGAGTGGCTGATCCTCGTCGCCGGTGCGATCGCGTTCCTGACGAGCGCCGCCAGCGCTATCGCGATTCGCTCCCGCCGTCGAGCGGCCGACCCGCGGCCGACGGCGGTCTACGACCGGCGCGGGCAGTGA